ACCTCGGCACGACGTACAAGAACCGCTCGGTCGAGATCTACGCCGACCCGTTCGGCGCCGACAAGCCCAACACGCGGATCAAGCTCGGCACGGTCGACTCCCAGGGCAACATCGCCGCCTGGGTGGACATGACCCGCGACACCACCGTCACCGCGGTCTTCCGAGGCGACGCCCGCTACAAGCCCAAGACGGTGAAGTCGACCGCGTTCGCCCGGGTCCGGATCTCCACCGCCGTCTCCAAGCACTACAAGACGGCCAAGATCGGCACGACGCTCTACTACTGGTTCCACAAGAGCACCGACCCGCTGCTCACCACGACGATGACCTACTACCCGGGCCGTCACCAGCGGTTCGACCTGCAGGTCTACTACCAGGGCACCTGGTACTCCGCGGAGTCGCAGTACTTCCCGCTCGGTACGGCCGGCAAGTCGGCCGTGAGCCTGGGGGCGCCCGACGAGTCGGGCATCCGGGCCCGGATGCGCTCGGTGTACGTCAACGGCTCGTCCGGCGACTCCGTGAACTCCACGACGTACGGCTCGTGGAAGTACCTCTACTTCAGCAACTGAAGCAGCTGACCCAAGCAACCGGCGCACCTGTGCGACGACGACGGCCCGGAGGGAATGGCCTCCGGGCCGTCGGCGTTGTGGGGTGGCAGAAAGTTCAACGCTCAACTAAACTGAAACGCACGTCGCCCAAGGAGGTACCGACATGCCCGCAGTGACCGTCGAGAACCCGCTGACGCTGCCCCGCGTGACCGCGCCGGCCGACGCCGTGGCACGCCCCGTGCTCGCCGTCGCGACCGCGCCGAGCGGATTCGAGGGCGAGGGCTTCCCGGTGCGCCGGGCGTTCGCGGGGATCAACTACCGCCACCTCGACCCGTTCATCATGATGGACCAGATGGGCGAGGTGGACTACGCGCCCGGAGAGCCGAAGGGCACGCCCTGGCACCCGCACCGCGGCTTCGAGACCGTCACCTACATCATCGACGGGATCTTCGACCACCAGGACTCCCAGGGCGGTGGCGGCACCATCACCAACGGCGACACCCAGTGGATGACCGCGGGCTCCGGCCTGCTGCACATCGAGGCCCCGCCGGAGCATCTGGTGATGTCCGGCGGCCTCTTCCACGGCCTCCAGCTGTGGGTGAACCTGCCGGCCAAGGACAAGATGATGGCGCCGCGCTACCAGGACATCCGCGGCGGCAGCGTCCAGCTGCTCACGTCCCCCGACGGCGGCGCGCTGCTCCGTGTCATCGCCGGTGAGCTGGACGGTCACGCCGGTCCCGGCATCACCCACACCCCGATCACGATGATCCACGCGACGCTGGCGCCCGGCGCGGAGATCACCCTGCCGTGGCGGGAGGACTTCAACGGGCTCGCGTACGTGCTGGCGGGGCGGGGCGCGGTGGGTGCCGAGCGGCGGCCGATCCACCTCGGGCAGACCGCCGTGTTCGGCGCGGGCTCCGCGCTGACCGTCCGCGCGGACGAGAAGCAGGACTCGCACACGCCGGACCTGGAGGTCGTCCTGCTCGGCGGACAGCCGATCCGTGAGCCGATGGCCCACTACGGCCCGTTCGTCATGAACACCAAGGACGAGCTGATGCAGGCCTTCGAGGACTTCCAGAAGGGCCGTCTGGGGACGATCCCGGCGGTGCACGGCATGACCGAGAGCGGCCCGCAGGACTGACGTCCTGACGCACCGTCACCCGGCCGGGCTGTCCGCGCGAGACAGCCCGGCCGTCGCATGGTCGGGTGGGAAGCGTGCACCTGCTTCCCGTTCCCGTCCGGCGGTTCGCCGCCTGGTGCGCGGTCGTGCTGCTGGCCGCCGCCGTCGGGTACCTCGGGGTCCTGCTCTGCGGCAAGCTGCGCACGGCCGTCGTGCCGGTGCTGCTCGCGCTGCTCGGCGCCGCGCTGCTGGGTCCGCTGTACCGGCGGCTCGTCGACGTCGGCGTCAACCGGTCCCTCGCCGCCGCCCTCACCTGCGTCGCCGTGGTGGCGGTGGTGGGCGGTGCGCTCTACATCGTCGTCGCCGCGCTCATCGAGTCGGGCGACCAGATCGTCGCCTCGCTGCGGCGGGCGGCCCAGGACATCGCCAAGTACTTCGGGGCGGCCGGGACGTCGCTGGACGACCTCGCCTCCAACTCCCGCGAACTGCTGCGGAGGTTCGGCGGCACGGCCGCCTCGGGAGTGATCAGCGGGGTCAGCGTGGTCGGGGAGACCATCGCCATGGCCGTACTGGCCCTGCTGCTCGTCTTCTTCTTCCTGCGGGACTCCGACCGGGCCGCGCACGGCCTGCGCACGCTCGCGCCGCGCGGCACCGCCGACACCGTGGAGGCCATGGCGCGGCGGGCCTTCCGGGCCGTCGAGGGGTTCATGCGCGGCACCACCTTCATCGCCTTCATCGACGCCGTGTGCATCACCGTCGGGCTGCTGATCCTGGACGTGCCGGGCGCGGTCGGGCTGGGCGCGCTGGTCTTCGTCGCCGCGTACATCCCCTACCTCGGCGCGTTCCTCTCCGGTGCCGTGGCCGTGCTCGTCGCGCTCGCCGACCGGGGGTTCGTCATCGCGCTGTGGGCGCTCGGGGTGGTGCTCGCCGTGCAGGTGCTGGAAGGGCATGTGCTCCAGCCGCTGGTGCAGAGCCGGACCGTGCACATGCATCCGGCGATCGTGCTGCTCGCGATCACCGCCGGGGCGTCGGTCGCCGGGATCCTGGGCATCCTGCTGTCGGTGCCGCTCACCGCCGCCGCCTTCGCCGTCGTGCACGAGCTGCGGTCGCGCAGCGGAGCACCTCCGGAGCCCGCAGAGTCGTAGCCGGCGGGCGGGCGCGCCCTCGTCAGGGGTGGTGGCCGTCGGTCCCGGCGGCGCCGTCCGACGCGTCGGCCTCGTTCAGCTCGAACCAGATGCTCTTGCCCTCACCCCGCGGATCGACCCCCCACGCGTGCGCCAGCAGCTCGATCAGCATCAGGCCGCGCCCGGAGGACGCCAGTTCCCCGGGTCGGCGCCTGTGCGGCAGGTTGTCGCTGGCGTCGGTGACCTCCACCCGCATCCGCCGGGCGCCCGGCTCCCCGGCGACCTCGGTGACCTCTGCGACCAGCAGCGCGTCGTTGTCGGTGTGCACGAGGACGTTGGTGAGCATCTCGGACAGCAGCAGCACCGCCGAGTCGACCTGGTCGGCGGAGCCCCAGTCGTGCAGCAGCTCGCGCAAGTGCTGCCGGGCTTCGGCGACGCGCTCCGGCTCGGCCTGGGCGACCGTCAGCACCGTGCGCCGGCGCCGCGGCGGTGCGGGCGCCGTGTCGCCGCCGCAGCCCTCAACCTGTCTGCGCAGCAGCAGGACGGCGATGTCGTCCTCGCGCCGGTCGACGAGCGGACCGGTGGTGTGGTGGGACGACGGCCCGTGCACGGCCTGGACCAGCGAGTCGGCGAGCTCGTCCAGGTCGCCCTGGTGCTCCTCCAGGATGGTGCGGACGCGCGCCCAGCCGGTGTCCAGGTCGTGCCCGCCGGTCTCGATCAGGCCGTCGGTGCACAGCAGCATGGTCTCGCCGGGTTCGAGGACCAGCTCGGTGGTGGGGTAGTCGGCGTCCGGGTCGATGCCGAGGGGCAGCCCGCCGGCCGTCGGGCGTTTCAGGACCGTGCCGTCCGCCATCCTGATCGCCGGGTCCGGGTGCCCGGCGCGGGCGATCTCCAGCACACCGGTCTCCGGGTCGGCCTCGACGTACAGACAGGTCGCGAAGCGCAGGTCGGCGGGGTCCTCGCCGGCGGCGTTGATGCCGTGCAGGAAGCGGGAGGCGCGGGACAGCACGGCGTCGGGGCGGTGGCCCTCGGAGGCGTACGCCCGCAGGGCGATCCGCAGCTGGCCCATCAGGCCCGCCGCCCGCACGTCGTGCCCTTGGACGTCGCCGATGACGAGGGCGAACCTGCCTCCCCCGGACGTCGTCCGGGACGTGCCCCCGGGCAGCGGGATCATGTCGTACCAGTCGCCGCCGACCTGCAGACCGCCGCCGGTGGGGACGTAGCGGGCGGCGACGCTCATGCCGGGGATCTCCGGGCCCAGGGTGGGCAGCATGGAGCGCTGGAGGCCGTCGGTCAGCTCCCGCTCGGACTCGGCGGCGCCGGCCCGGGTGAGGGCCTGGGCGAGCATCCGGGCGACCGTGGTCAGCACGGACCGCTCGTCCGGTGTGAACGTCACCGGATAGGCGAAGGCCGCCATCCAGGCGCCCATGGTCCGCCCGGCGACCGTCAGCGGAAGGAAGGCCCACGACTGGCGGCCGAACTGCTCGGCGAGATGCCAGGTGAGCGGGTAACGAGACTTGTACTGCTCGGGCGAGGAGAGGTAGACGGCGCGGCCGGTCCGCACGACCTCCGCCGCCGGATAGTCCGTCGCCAGGGCCATGTCCAGGAACGGGTCCTCGTCACCGGGCCGCTGACCGTGGTGGCCGATGATCGTCAGCCGGTCGCCCTCGACGCCGAAGACCGCGAGCCCGTCCGGGGAGAAGCCCGGCATCGACAGCCCGGCCGCGACCCGCAGCACCTCCGTGGTGGACCGTGCCTCGGCCAGCGCACGGCCCGCGTCCAGCAGGAACGCCTCCCTGGAGCGCCGCCAGTCGCCGGTGACCGTTCGGCGGCCCGCCGGGGTGCCCGGGGAGGGGTCGGTGACCTCCTGGAGGGTGCCGATCAGCTGGAAGGCCCGGCGTGTGCGGTCGTAGCTCGGCTTGGACCGGCTGCGCACGGTACGGATCACCCGGCCCCGCTCGTCCATGATCCGCACGCGCACCTCGGCGAGCGTGCCCTCGGCGGCGGCGAGGCCGACGACGCTGACGATCTCGTTCCAGTCCACGGGGTGCAGCCGGGCCCTGACCCGGGCCTCGGTGAAGGTCGCCTGCTCGGCGGGCAGGCCGAGCAGCCGAGCGGCCTCGGCGTCCACCGTGACCAGCTTCGTGGCCGTGTCCCAGTGCCACAGGCCGGTCGCGAGGGCAGTGAGAACCTGCCCCACGGCGGGCAGGGGCTCACCAGTGCGCATTGCCCCACTCTAAGAACAGGTGATCGGACGCTGCCACCCATGTCGGTACACCGGTCATCGTGAAGAGGCCTTCCCGGGCGGCCGGTACCCTGGGGGTGTTTCACGTGAAACAACCCCGATCTGCGAAGGCTGGATGAACGACGATGCATCGGTACAGGTCCCACACCTGCGGCGAGCTCCGCGCTTCTGACGTCGGCACCGACGTCCGGCTGAGTGGCTGGCTGCACAATCGGCGCGACCTGGGCGGCATCCTCTTCATCGATCTGCGTGACCACTACGGCATCACGCAGCTGGTCGCCCGGCCCAACACGGCCGCGTACGAGGCGCTGGACAAGCTCTCCAAGGAGACCGTCGTCCGGGTCGACGGCCAGGTCGTCTCCCGTGGCGCCGAGAACATCAACTCCGAGCTGCCCACCGGCGAGATCGAGATCGAGGTCGGCGAGGTCGAGGTGCTGGGCGCGGCCGCCCCGCTGCCCTTCACGATCAACACCGAGGACGGGGTCAACGAGGAGCGGCGTCTGGAGTACCGCTTCCTGGACCTGCGCCGCGAGCGCATGCACCGCAACATCATGCTGCGCACGGCGGTCATCTCGGCGATCCGGCACAAGATGACGGCGCTGGGCTTCAACGAGATGGCGACGCCGATCCTGTCCGCGACCTCTCCCGAGGGCGCCCGCGACTTCGTCGTCCCCTCCCGCCTGAACCCGGGCAAGTTCTACGCCCTCCCGCAGGCCCCGCAGCAGTTCAAGCAGCTGCTGATGATCTCCGGCTTCGACCGCTACTTCCAGATCGCGCCCTGCTTCCGCGACGAGGACGCGCGCGCGGACCGCTCGCCGGGCGAGTTCTACCAGCTCGACATCGAGATGTCCTTCGTGGAGCAGGAGGACGTCTTCCAGCCCGTCGAGCAGCTGATGACCGAGCTGTTCGAGGAGTTCGGCGGCGGCCGCCACGTCACCTCTCCGTTCCCCCGGATCCCGTTCCGCGAGGCGATGCTGAAGTACGGCTCCGACAAGCCGGACCTGCGCGCCCAGCTGGAACTCGTCGACATCACCGACATCTTCGAGGGCTCCGCGTTCAAGGCGTTCGCGGGCAAGCACGTGCGGGCGCTGCCGGTGCCGGACGTCGCCGCGCAGCCCCGGAAGTTCTTCGACCAGCTCGGCGAGTACGCCGTCTCGCTGGGCGCGCAGGGCCTGGCGTGGGTGCGGGTCGGCGAGGACGGCACGCTGTCCGGTCCGATCGCGAAGTTCCTCACGGAGGACAACGTCGCCGAGCTGACCAAGCGGCTGTCGCTGGCCGCCGGTCACGCGGTGTTCTTCGGCGCGGGAGAGTTCGACGAGGTCTCGAAGATCATGGGCGCGGTGCGCGTCGAGGCCGCGAAGCGGGCCGGCCACTTCGAGGAGGGCGTCTTCCGCTTCTGCTGGATCGTCGACTTCCCGATGTACGAGAAGGACGAGGAGACCGGCGCGATCGACTTCTCGCACAACCCGTTCTCCATGCCGCAGGGCGGCCTGGAGGCGCTGCAGACCCAGGACCCGCTGGACATCCTGGGCTGGCAGTACGACATCGTCTGCAACGGCGTGGAGCTGTCCTCGGGCGCGATCCGGAACCACGAGCCGGAGATCATGCTCAAGGCCTTCGAGATCGCCGGGTACGACCGGGAGACCGTCGAGGACAAGTTCGCCGGCATGCTGCGCGCGTTCCGCTTCGGCGCCCCGCCGCACGGTGGCATCGCGCCCGGCGTCGACCGCATCGTCATGCTGCTCGCCGACGAGCCCAACATCCGCGAGACCATCGCGTTCCCGCTCAACGGCAACGCCCAGGACCTGATGATGGGCGCCCCGACGGAGCTGGAGGAGGCCCGGCTGAAGGAGCTGCACCTGACGGTGCGCAAGCCGCAGCCGAAGTAGGCACCTCACGCCAGTGGCCCGGAACCGACGCCGGTTCCGGGCCACTGGCGTATGGGGGGCACTCACCGGAGCGGCTGCGTCAGATGACCCAGAACAGTCCGTTGCCGCCCAGCCAGCCCTCGTACCACTGGGGCATGCCGAGCGAGTCCAGGGTGAAGACGCGGCTGCCGGTGCCGGTCGGGCGGGAGGAGCCGCCGGGCAGCATGAAGACAGCGCCGTTGTAGTGGTTCTCGCACGCCGCGCCGATGAACAGCTCCGGTCTGCCGTCGCGGTTCACGTCTCCGGCGGAGACCGTGGTGCCGAAGCAGTCGCGGGTCTCGTTGACGCTGGGGACACCGGGGGTGTCCTGGTGGAAGGAGTACCCGCCGGGGCCGAGCGGGCCCGAGCGGCGGCCCGGGATCACGGTGACCATGCCCGTACGCCGGACCGCGCCGACGGCCTCGTACGGCGCCCCGACGATGATCTCGGCGGCACCGTCCCGGTCGAGGTCGGCCACCGCGAGGGCGGCCCCGAAGGTGTCCTGCTTCTCACTGGTGCCGGGCACGCCCTCGGTCTCCTGGGTGATCACCTCGGGCTTGGCGTAGGGGTCGAGGCCGCGCGCCGATCCGCGCCAGACCAGCACCCGCCCGCCCAGCTCGCCGTCGACGCCCGGGGTCACGGGCGTCAGCGGGTCGCCGACCACGAGGTCGGGGTAGCCGTCGCCGTTGACGTCCCCGGTCGCGGCGATGAACCCGTTGCCCTGCTGGAAGGTGTCCCGGCCGCCCGTGAAGCCGTCCTTGACCAGCACGATGTCGCTGCCCGTCACATCGGCCCGCCGGGGGCCGAAGTACACCTGGTCGGGAGTCCCGTTGCGGTCGAAGTCGCCGAACGCCACCGACCCGACGGTGCTGTTCCACCCGATCTGATAGGCCGAGGCGAAGGCGTTGCCGGTGCTGCTGAACGGGCCCTTGTACACGACGGTGTGCTGCGATCCGCCGACCAGGACCTTGGTTCTGTCACCGGGTCCGGCACTGATCGCCGCCACGTCCACGCCGTGCCAGTCGGCGCCGTCCGCGACGATCGGCAGGAAGCTGCCCTTGCCCAGGCCGCTCCTGCCGCCCCAGATCACTTGCACCGTGCCGCCGCCGCCCTCGTAGGGTGTCCCGACGACCAGGTCGGCGTAGCCGTCCCGGTTCAGGTCCGCGGTGGCCGTTGAGGTGCCGAACCGGTCGTAGCCGCGGATCTCCCCCGGAATGCCGGGTGAGTCCTCGGTGATGACCTGGCGCCGGCTCCTGGTCGTCACCCCGTTCGCGGAGCCGTACAGGATGACGACGGCACCCGCCCGGGAGTGCGTACCGATGTCCGCGCCCGGGATCGGCAGCACCACGTCGCGATAGCCGTCACCGTCGAAGTCGCCCGGCACGGCACCGTGGATGGCCGCGGCGGGGGTCGCCGGTGCCAGCAGCCCCGCGACCAGTCCGGCGGCCACCAGTGCGGCCGCCCTCCATCTGCCCATGTCTTTCCCCTTCCCCAACGCCCTTGAGAAAGGGGACTTGTCACGGCGCCGGTCGGTTGTACGGCTGGTTACGTCACCTTGTACGGAGATTGTCGCGACAGGCCGTCACAGGAGCCTGAGCAGGCCTTTGCCGCCCAGCCAGCCCTCGGCCTGTGCCATGCCGAGCGACTCCAGGG
This region of Streptomyces chromofuscus genomic DNA includes:
- a CDS encoding pirin family protein, with amino-acid sequence MPAVTVENPLTLPRVTAPADAVARPVLAVATAPSGFEGEGFPVRRAFAGINYRHLDPFIMMDQMGEVDYAPGEPKGTPWHPHRGFETVTYIIDGIFDHQDSQGGGGTITNGDTQWMTAGSGLLHIEAPPEHLVMSGGLFHGLQLWVNLPAKDKMMAPRYQDIRGGSVQLLTSPDGGALLRVIAGELDGHAGPGITHTPITMIHATLAPGAEITLPWREDFNGLAYVLAGRGAVGAERRPIHLGQTAVFGAGSALTVRADEKQDSHTPDLEVVLLGGQPIREPMAHYGPFVMNTKDELMQAFEDFQKGRLGTIPAVHGMTESGPQD
- a CDS encoding AI-2E family transporter; this translates as MHLLPVPVRRFAAWCAVVLLAAAVGYLGVLLCGKLRTAVVPVLLALLGAALLGPLYRRLVDVGVNRSLAAALTCVAVVAVVGGALYIVVAALIESGDQIVASLRRAAQDIAKYFGAAGTSLDDLASNSRELLRRFGGTAASGVISGVSVVGETIAMAVLALLLVFFFLRDSDRAAHGLRTLAPRGTADTVEAMARRAFRAVEGFMRGTTFIAFIDAVCITVGLLILDVPGAVGLGALVFVAAYIPYLGAFLSGAVAVLVALADRGFVIALWALGVVLAVQVLEGHVLQPLVQSRTVHMHPAIVLLAITAGASVAGILGILLSVPLTAAAFAVVHELRSRSGAPPEPAES
- a CDS encoding SpoIIE family protein phosphatase, translating into MRTGEPLPAVGQVLTALATGLWHWDTATKLVTVDAEAARLLGLPAEQATFTEARVRARLHPVDWNEIVSVVGLAAAEGTLAEVRVRIMDERGRVIRTVRSRSKPSYDRTRRAFQLIGTLQEVTDPSPGTPAGRRTVTGDWRRSREAFLLDAGRALAEARSTTEVLRVAAGLSMPGFSPDGLAVFGVEGDRLTIIGHHGQRPGDEDPFLDMALATDYPAAEVVRTGRAVYLSSPEQYKSRYPLTWHLAEQFGRQSWAFLPLTVAGRTMGAWMAAFAYPVTFTPDERSVLTTVARMLAQALTRAGAAESERELTDGLQRSMLPTLGPEIPGMSVAARYVPTGGGLQVGGDWYDMIPLPGGTSRTTSGGGRFALVIGDVQGHDVRAAGLMGQLRIALRAYASEGHRPDAVLSRASRFLHGINAAGEDPADLRFATCLYVEADPETGVLEIARAGHPDPAIRMADGTVLKRPTAGGLPLGIDPDADYPTTELVLEPGETMLLCTDGLIETGGHDLDTGWARVRTILEEHQGDLDELADSLVQAVHGPSSHHTTGPLVDRREDDIAVLLLRRQVEGCGGDTAPAPPRRRRTVLTVAQAEPERVAEARQHLRELLHDWGSADQVDSAVLLLSEMLTNVLVHTDNDALLVAEVTEVAGEPGARRMRVEVTDASDNLPHRRRPGELASSGRGLMLIELLAHAWGVDPRGEGKSIWFELNEADASDGAAGTDGHHP
- the aspS gene encoding aspartate--tRNA ligase gives rise to the protein MHRYRSHTCGELRASDVGTDVRLSGWLHNRRDLGGILFIDLRDHYGITQLVARPNTAAYEALDKLSKETVVRVDGQVVSRGAENINSELPTGEIEIEVGEVEVLGAAAPLPFTINTEDGVNEERRLEYRFLDLRRERMHRNIMLRTAVISAIRHKMTALGFNEMATPILSATSPEGARDFVVPSRLNPGKFYALPQAPQQFKQLLMISGFDRYFQIAPCFRDEDARADRSPGEFYQLDIEMSFVEQEDVFQPVEQLMTELFEEFGGGRHVTSPFPRIPFREAMLKYGSDKPDLRAQLELVDITDIFEGSAFKAFAGKHVRALPVPDVAAQPRKFFDQLGEYAVSLGAQGLAWVRVGEDGTLSGPIAKFLTEDNVAELTKRLSLAAGHAVFFGAGEFDEVSKIMGAVRVEAAKRAGHFEEGVFRFCWIVDFPMYEKDEETGAIDFSHNPFSMPQGGLEALQTQDPLDILGWQYDIVCNGVELSSGAIRNHEPEIMLKAFEIAGYDRETVEDKFAGMLRAFRFGAPPHGGIAPGVDRIVMLLADEPNIRETIAFPLNGNAQDLMMGAPTELEEARLKELHLTVRKPQPK
- a CDS encoding FG-GAP and VCBS repeat-containing protein, translated to MGRWRAAALVAAGLVAGLLAPATPAAAIHGAVPGDFDGDGYRDVVLPIPGADIGTHSRAGAVVILYGSANGVTTRSRRQVITEDSPGIPGEIRGYDRFGTSTATADLNRDGYADLVVGTPYEGGGGTVQVIWGGRSGLGKGSFLPIVADGADWHGVDVAAISAGPGDRTKVLVGGSQHTVVYKGPFSSTGNAFASAYQIGWNSTVGSVAFGDFDRNGTPDQVYFGPRRADVTGSDIVLVKDGFTGGRDTFQQGNGFIAATGDVNGDGYPDLVVGDPLTPVTPGVDGELGGRVLVWRGSARGLDPYAKPEVITQETEGVPGTSEKQDTFGAALAVADLDRDGAAEIIVGAPYEAVGAVRRTGMVTVIPGRRSGPLGPGGYSFHQDTPGVPSVNETRDCFGTTVSAGDVNRDGRPELFIGAACENHYNGAVFMLPGGSSRPTGTGSRVFTLDSLGMPQWYEGWLGGNGLFWVI